In Pectobacterium aroidearum, the following are encoded in one genomic region:
- the gspM gene encoding type II secretion system protein GspM — MNELRQRWQAMSQRERQLMVVCAAVLLLCLVYYAIFQPWLLREEQWERTISREQQTVNWMQKQAPLIPQGNQAQGDNSQRDVSLPILISQSTKRYGLTVVRLQPQGNQASVTLAQSDFTSLLRWLSELEQKNGVKVMSLDVNAVEQSPGMVDVTRLMLERADEA, encoded by the coding sequence ATGAATGAATTACGGCAACGCTGGCAAGCGATGAGCCAGCGCGAGCGCCAACTGATGGTCGTGTGTGCGGCGGTGCTCCTGCTCTGTCTGGTGTATTACGCCATTTTTCAGCCCTGGCTGCTGCGGGAAGAGCAGTGGGAACGTACGATTTCCCGCGAGCAACAGACCGTCAACTGGATGCAGAAGCAAGCTCCATTGATTCCGCAGGGCAATCAGGCACAGGGAGACAATAGTCAGCGAGACGTCAGCCTGCCGATTTTGATTTCGCAAAGTACCAAACGTTACGGGCTGACGGTCGTACGCTTGCAGCCGCAGGGCAATCAGGCGTCGGTGACGCTGGCTCAGAGCGACTTTACCAGTTTGCTGCGCTGGCTTAGCGAACTGGAACAGAAAAACGGCGTGAAAGTGATGTCGCTGGATGTGAATGCCGTTGAGCAAAGCCCGGGAATGGTGGATGTGACCAGACTGATGCTGGAACGGGCGGATGAAGCTTAA
- a CDS encoding type II secretion system protein N: protein MKLKSGIGAGVAMVLAYGVFLACYAPARLLTAVPLPTGMVVAEAAGTLWQGNLQRFSWRTLMLDDVRWNITFSGFMPALEIAFHNPEGIEGRGIIRGWQQPQFYQWQLSVPAGYLFSRMRFIVPIGAEGNVQLNLQEATVDRSGCQSLDANISWPGARVNTPLGGLMLATPQATLRCQQGALEANLRQTSSHLQLSGKGSVTPKGEYRFTGQLSSGNDLPATMKKLLATTGKADEQGARTLNFQGRLL from the coding sequence ATGAAGCTTAAATCCGGCATTGGCGCAGGCGTCGCTATGGTTCTGGCCTATGGGGTGTTCCTGGCGTGCTATGCGCCTGCCCGCTTGCTCACGGCGGTGCCGCTGCCGACCGGAATGGTGGTTGCAGAAGCCGCCGGAACGCTATGGCAGGGGAACCTGCAACGGTTTAGCTGGCGCACGTTAATGTTGGATGATGTGCGGTGGAATATCACCTTCTCGGGTTTTATGCCTGCACTAGAAATTGCCTTCCACAATCCGGAGGGCATTGAAGGCCGTGGGATCATTCGTGGTTGGCAGCAGCCGCAGTTTTATCAATGGCAGCTTTCGGTACCCGCGGGCTATTTATTCAGCCGCATGCGTTTTATCGTGCCAATCGGGGCAGAAGGAAACGTGCAACTGAACCTGCAAGAAGCGACGGTTGACCGTTCTGGCTGCCAGTCGCTCGATGCCAACATCAGTTGGCCGGGCGCTCGGGTGAACACCCCGCTGGGTGGGCTAATGCTCGCAACACCTCAGGCTACATTACGCTGCCAGCAAGGGGCACTTGAGGCAAACCTGCGGCAGACTTCTTCGCATCTGCAATTGTCCGGCAAAGGCAGCGTCACCCCAAAAGGTGAATATCGTTTTACGGGGCAACTTAGCAGCGGAAACGACTTACCCGCTACCATGAAAAAGTTACTGGCGACCACTGGCAAAGCAGACGAACAAGGTGCCAGGACGCTGAATTTTCAGGGGCGTCTGTTGTAA
- a CDS encoding A24 family peptidase, whose translation MDDLREFALVFPAWWYGALGVLGLIVGSFLNVVIYRLPIMLERRWRQDIELQTGVTDVEHVTSYNLCWPPSSCPHCQQAIAVKDNIPLFSWLWLRGRSRCCHQPVSVQYPLVEVITMLAFLIAGLLWLPGMALCGALILLSFLVVLTVIDIKTLLLPDVLTLSLLWMGLLFNLSETFVPLRDAVVGAMAGYLSLWLLYWVFKYATGKEALGYGDFKLLAALGAWLGWQALPNLVLVAALSGLVVTLIWRGVRKEDTAKPLAFGPWLAIGGVFGVIINGLYL comes from the coding sequence GTGGACGATTTAAGGGAATTCGCACTGGTATTTCCGGCATGGTGGTATGGTGCGCTGGGCGTATTGGGCTTGATTGTTGGCAGTTTTCTGAACGTCGTGATTTACCGCCTGCCGATTATGTTAGAACGCCGCTGGCGGCAGGACATAGAGCTGCAAACGGGTGTGACCGATGTCGAGCATGTGACGAGTTACAACCTATGTTGGCCGCCTTCGTCTTGCCCGCACTGTCAGCAGGCGATTGCGGTGAAAGATAACATCCCGTTATTCAGCTGGCTGTGGCTGCGCGGCCGCTCCCGCTGCTGTCATCAGCCAGTGTCTGTGCAGTATCCGCTGGTGGAAGTCATCACGATGCTGGCTTTTCTGATCGCAGGGTTACTGTGGCTGCCCGGCATGGCGTTATGCGGGGCGCTGATTCTGCTGTCCTTTCTGGTGGTTTTGACCGTCATTGATATAAAAACGTTACTGCTGCCAGATGTGCTTACGCTTTCGCTCTTGTGGATGGGACTGCTGTTTAATCTGTCGGAGACCTTTGTCCCATTACGCGATGCCGTAGTAGGCGCGATGGCGGGCTATTTGTCCCTGTGGCTACTTTATTGGGTATTTAAATATGCCACAGGCAAAGAAGCGCTAGGGTATGGTGATTTTAAGTTACTCGCCGCGCTGGGTGCCTGGCTGGGCTGGCAGGCATTGCCGAATCTGGTCTTGGTGGCGGCGCTGAGCGGGCTGGTCGTTACTCTCATCTGGCGCGGGGTGCGTAAAGAAGATACGGCTAAACCGTTGGCCTTTGGCCCCTGGCTGGCGATTGGCGGCGTGTTCGGTGTGATAATAAACGGACTCTATCTGTAA
- the ypdK gene encoding membrane protein YpdK codes for MKYFFMGISFCLVVWVSTFMLMVE; via the coding sequence GTGAAGTATTTTTTTATGGGTATCTCATTCTGTTTAGTCGTTTGGGTGAGTACCTTTATGCTGATGGTAGAATAA
- a CDS encoding LLM class flavin-dependent oxidoreductase, whose protein sequence is MKKIGFLSFGHWAPSQQSGTRSAADALLQSIDLAVAAEELGADGAYFRVHHFARQLGSPFPLLAAIGAKTKNIEIGTGVIDMRYENPLYMAENASAADLISGGRLQLGISRGSPEQVIDGWRYFGYQPTEGESDAEMARHHTEVLLDVLRGEGFAKPNPQPMFPNPPGLLRLEPYSEGLRERIWWGAGSNATAVWAAKLGMNLQSSTLKDDETGEPFHIQQAQQIRAYRAAWAEAGHTRTPRVSVSRSIFTLIDHRDRAYFGGSSNDSDKVGFLDEKTRAIFGRSYAAEPEALIQQLKQDEAIAEADTLLLTVPNQLGVDYNAHVIESILKHVAPAMGWRE, encoded by the coding sequence ATGAAGAAGATCGGCTTTTTATCATTCGGCCACTGGGCACCATCGCAGCAGTCTGGCACGCGTTCCGCGGCTGACGCCTTGCTGCAATCTATCGATCTTGCCGTCGCAGCTGAAGAACTGGGCGCTGACGGCGCCTATTTCAGAGTGCACCACTTTGCCCGCCAGCTGGGTTCGCCTTTCCCATTACTGGCCGCCATTGGAGCAAAAACCAAAAACATTGAAATTGGCACCGGCGTCATCGACATGCGTTACGAAAACCCGCTGTACATGGCTGAAAACGCCAGTGCCGCCGATCTGATCTCTGGCGGACGTTTGCAGCTCGGCATCAGTCGCGGCTCGCCTGAACAGGTAATCGATGGCTGGCGCTATTTTGGCTATCAGCCTACGGAAGGGGAATCTGACGCAGAGATGGCACGACATCATACCGAAGTGCTGTTGGATGTGTTGCGTGGCGAAGGGTTTGCAAAACCGAACCCACAGCCCATGTTCCCGAATCCACCAGGCCTGTTGCGTTTGGAGCCCTATTCTGAGGGATTACGTGAACGTATCTGGTGGGGAGCTGGCTCGAATGCCACGGCGGTATGGGCAGCGAAACTGGGCATGAATCTGCAAAGCTCCACGTTAAAAGATGATGAAACCGGTGAACCTTTTCATATCCAGCAGGCACAGCAAATTCGTGCCTATCGGGCAGCCTGGGCTGAAGCTGGGCATACGCGTACGCCACGCGTGTCCGTCAGCCGCAGTATTTTTACACTGATAGATCATCGCGATCGCGCCTATTTTGGCGGGAGCAGTAACGATAGCGACAAGGTGGGTTTCCTGGATGAAAAAACGCGCGCGATTTTCGGGCGTAGCTATGCCGCCGAGCCGGAAGCCCTTATCCAGCAGTTAAAACAGGACGAAGCTATTGCCGAAGCGGATACGCTATTGCTAACGGTGCCGAATCAACTGGGCGTCGATTACAATGCGCATGTTATCGAATCAATTCTGAAGCATGTCGCACCCGCGATGGGGTGGAGAGAGTAA
- a CDS encoding ABC transporter substrate-binding protein, which produces MIKKFGYTLWFVGLFLVFSNAGAARQVTDQLGRNVTIPDHVNRVVVLQHQTLNLLVQLDAQESVVGVLSSWKKQLGAHYLRLAPRLADLPMPGDLTQVNIESLLKLSPQVVFVANYAPPEMIAQIERTGIPVVAISLRQDQPGEADKINPTMSDENTAYNEGLKAGIRLIGDVVDRQKQAEELIDYTFTQRQNVSTRLASIPEEKRIRVYMANPDLTTYGSGKYTGLMMSHAGALNVAAASIKGFKQVSIENVLAWNPQVIFVQDRYPDVVKQIVNDPAWQAIDAVKQHRVYLMPEYAKAWGYPMPEALAIGELWMAKKLYPERFADVDMQKAADEYYQRFYRMDYRAEAAAAQ; this is translated from the coding sequence ATGATAAAGAAATTTGGCTACACGCTGTGGTTTGTCGGGCTGTTTTTGGTGTTTTCCAACGCAGGGGCGGCGCGTCAGGTGACCGATCAACTCGGACGCAATGTGACGATTCCCGACCATGTTAATCGCGTGGTGGTGTTGCAGCATCAAACCTTAAACCTGCTGGTGCAATTGGATGCACAAGAGAGCGTGGTCGGTGTGCTTTCCAGTTGGAAAAAACAGCTAGGTGCACATTATTTGCGGCTGGCTCCGCGTCTGGCGGATTTGCCGATGCCGGGCGATCTCACTCAGGTTAATATTGAAAGCCTGCTGAAGCTGTCGCCGCAGGTGGTTTTTGTCGCTAACTATGCGCCACCGGAAATGATTGCGCAGATTGAGCGGACGGGCATTCCGGTCGTGGCGATCTCGCTGCGTCAGGATCAGCCGGGAGAAGCTGACAAAATCAATCCCACGATGAGCGATGAAAACACGGCGTATAACGAAGGGCTAAAAGCAGGGATTCGGTTGATTGGTGACGTGGTCGATCGCCAGAAACAGGCGGAAGAACTGATCGACTATACATTTACGCAGCGGCAAAACGTGAGTACGCGTTTGGCGTCCATTCCAGAAGAGAAGCGTATCCGTGTCTATATGGCTAACCCCGATTTGACAACCTACGGTTCAGGGAAATATACCGGCCTGATGATGTCGCATGCAGGGGCATTGAATGTCGCGGCGGCATCGATCAAAGGCTTCAAACAGGTGTCGATTGAAAACGTACTGGCCTGGAACCCGCAGGTGATTTTTGTGCAGGATCGCTACCCGGATGTTGTGAAGCAGATCGTTAACGATCCGGCCTGGCAGGCGATTGATGCGGTGAAACAGCATCGTGTATATCTGATGCCGGAATACGCCAAAGCCTGGGGCTATCCGATGCCTGAAGCGTTGGCGATTGGCGAACTGTGGATGGCGAAAAAGCTGTACCCTGAGCGTTTTGCCGATGTCGATATGCAAAAAGCCGCCGATGAGTATTATCAACGCTTCTATCGTATGGACTACCGTGCGGAAGCCGCCGCGGCGCAATGA
- a CDS encoding iron ABC transporter permease: MSYRTYRITLLTVVVFTLLIAVCSLGIGRFSLSPWRIFQILIEPLSGNDLLFGKKLLLGDIEQQVVWSVRLPRVLLAWCAGAALALSGATLQGVFRNPLVDPHIIGVSAGAAFGGTLAILLSWTPLFLLLSAFTFGMLALLLIFMMAAAFGKQNVLILILAGVILSGFFGALVSLMQYLADTEEKLPSIVFWLLGSFATAHWNSLVATAVPLGLAGGLLLRLRWHINVLSMGEQDARALGIAVQPLRWLILSLCAAIVAAQVAVSGSIGWIGLVIPHVARMLVGADHRRLLPVSLWLGGGFMVLVDDLARTLSEAEIPLGILTALLGAPLFAVLLYKTQRQERGR, encoded by the coding sequence ATGAGTTATCGCACCTATCGGATCACGCTGCTGACGGTGGTTGTGTTCACGCTGTTGATTGCTGTGTGCTCGCTGGGGATAGGGCGTTTTAGCTTATCCCCGTGGCGCATCTTCCAAATCCTTATCGAACCGCTGTCTGGCAACGATCTGCTGTTCGGAAAAAAACTGCTGCTTGGGGATATCGAACAGCAAGTGGTGTGGAGCGTACGTCTACCTCGCGTGTTATTAGCCTGGTGTGCGGGCGCGGCGCTAGCGCTGAGCGGGGCCACGCTGCAAGGCGTTTTCCGTAACCCGCTGGTCGATCCGCATATTATCGGCGTGTCTGCTGGCGCGGCTTTCGGCGGCACGTTAGCGATTCTATTAAGCTGGACGCCGCTGTTTTTGCTGCTGTCTGCATTTACGTTCGGCATGCTGGCGCTCTTGCTGATTTTCATGATGGCCGCCGCATTCGGTAAGCAGAACGTGCTGATCCTGATTCTGGCCGGTGTCATCCTCAGCGGCTTTTTCGGCGCGCTGGTCAGCCTGATGCAATATCTGGCGGATACCGAAGAGAAGCTGCCAAGCATCGTTTTCTGGCTGCTGGGCAGTTTTGCCACGGCACACTGGAATTCGCTGGTCGCAACTGCGGTGCCGCTAGGTCTTGCGGGCGGGCTACTGCTGCGACTGCGTTGGCACATTAACGTGTTGTCGATGGGCGAGCAGGATGCGCGTGCGTTGGGTATCGCTGTGCAGCCCTTGCGCTGGCTGATTTTGAGTCTATGCGCCGCGATAGTCGCTGCGCAGGTGGCGGTCAGCGGTAGTATTGGCTGGATTGGGCTGGTTATTCCTCATGTGGCGCGTATGTTGGTGGGAGCCGATCACCGTCGCCTGCTGCCAGTGTCGCTGTGGCTGGGCGGAGGTTTTATGGTGCTGGTGGACGATCTGGCACGCACGCTCAGTGAAGCCGAGATTCCGCTGGGTATTCTGACAGCGTTGCTTGGCGCACCACTTTTTGCCGTGCTGTTATATAAAACGCAGCGGCAGGAGAGAGGACGCTAG
- a CDS encoding ABC transporter ATP-binding protein, which translates to MPTIRLSTESLVYGYRQGQGFFAPLNLCCREGEITAILGANGRGKTTLLNTLMGHLSPLSGTIQRDGHIGFVPQIFTPPFSYSVLDMVLMGRAAHVRLFAMPSAHDITVARNALTMLGIASLAECEFSALSGGQRQLVLIARALASECQMLILDEPTAALDVQNQAQVLRLLKHLAKTQHLSILLTTHDPSHALVIAEQALLLMDHQHYLYGRCDEVVTEETLSRLYGIPMRQVCVEMSPQPYRALIPILTMTEPL; encoded by the coding sequence ATGCCGACGATCAGGTTATCGACAGAAAGTCTGGTGTATGGTTACCGGCAGGGGCAAGGTTTTTTTGCACCGCTGAATTTGTGTTGTCGGGAAGGGGAAATCACGGCGATTCTGGGCGCGAACGGCAGAGGAAAAACGACGCTGTTGAATACGCTGATGGGACATTTATCACCACTTTCCGGGACGATCCAGCGGGATGGACACATTGGCTTTGTGCCGCAGATATTTACACCGCCGTTTTCCTACAGTGTTCTGGATATGGTGCTGATGGGGCGTGCGGCGCATGTGCGGCTGTTTGCCATGCCTTCCGCGCATGACATCACCGTTGCCCGGAATGCGCTGACCATGCTGGGGATCGCGTCCCTTGCTGAATGTGAGTTTAGCGCGTTGTCCGGCGGACAGCGGCAGCTCGTGCTTATCGCGCGTGCATTAGCTTCGGAGTGTCAAATGCTGATTCTGGACGAACCGACGGCAGCGCTTGATGTGCAAAATCAGGCGCAGGTGCTGCGGTTATTGAAGCATCTGGCTAAAACGCAGCACCTGAGCATCCTGCTGACTACGCACGATCCTTCACACGCGCTGGTCATTGCGGAGCAGGCGCTGCTGCTGATGGATCATCAGCATTACCTTTATGGTCGCTGTGATGAGGTTGTGACGGAGGAAACGCTATCGCGCCTGTACGGCATTCCGATGCGGCAGGTCTGCGTGGAGATGTCGCCGCAGCCTTATCGTGCGCTGATTCCGATATTGACGATGACGGAGCCATTATGA
- a CDS encoding molybdate ABC transporter substrate-binding protein gives MTDPLRLYAAGSLRLALTPLLATFGERYAVDVAPTFGPAGLLSEKIIHGDAVDIFASANCAHPLRLKALGLAEETTVFTRNHLCIVMRNVPELTTQSWLMALLDPRFVLSTSTPGSDPGGDYAFQLFDRIERLHRGWGNQLRDKAKPLVGGGLEQAIPAGMTAGSYLIRSGQSDMHISYASYLPLLLNQPDLHVVHLPDPYRIDAEYMLAIMKPARREARLLANYLLSPEGQSFLVNKGFASLF, from the coding sequence ATGACCGATCCCCTTCGCTTATATGCGGCTGGCAGCCTGCGCCTTGCCTTGACGCCTTTGTTGGCGACGTTCGGCGAACGCTATGCGGTGGATGTCGCGCCGACTTTTGGCCCGGCGGGACTGCTGAGTGAAAAAATAATACATGGCGACGCGGTAGATATTTTCGCATCGGCAAACTGCGCGCATCCTTTACGCTTGAAAGCGCTGGGGCTGGCGGAGGAAACCACCGTGTTTACGCGCAATCATCTTTGTATTGTGATGCGTAACGTGCCGGAGCTCACCACGCAATCCTGGCTGATGGCGCTCCTTGACCCACGTTTTGTGCTGTCAACTTCCACGCCTGGCAGCGATCCCGGCGGGGACTATGCGTTCCAGCTCTTTGATCGCATCGAACGTTTGCATCGGGGCTGGGGGAATCAACTACGTGACAAGGCGAAACCGCTGGTGGGCGGGGGGCTCGAACAGGCGATTCCGGCGGGCATGACGGCCGGAAGTTACCTGATTCGGAGCGGGCAGAGCGATATGCACATTAGCTATGCCAGCTATTTGCCGTTACTGCTTAATCAACCTGATCTACATGTGGTTCATTTGCCCGATCCGTATCGTATCGATGCCGAATACATGTTGGCTATCATGAAACCGGCCCGGCGTGAAGCGCGGCTGCTGGCGAACTACCTTTTATCGCCTGAAGGGCAGAGTTTTCTGGTGAACAAAGGATTCGCCTCACTGTTTTAG
- the dbpA gene encoding ATP-dependent RNA helicase DbpA, which translates to MSTTSFSSLSLPAEQLSNLNELGYTDMTPVQAATLPAVLSGADVRAKAKTGSGKTAAFGIGLLDRIVVSDFTTQALVLCPTRELADQVSKELRRLARFAQNIKILTLCGGQPMGQQLDSLVHAPHIVVGTPGRIQDHLRKQSLSLDSLKVLVLDEADRMLDMGFTDAIDDVISYTPSDRQTLLFSATYPEEIEQISARVQRQPQRFEIADDVKESAIEQRFYETTKEQRLPLLISILGHHQPSSCVVFCNTKRDCQSVFDALDMRGISVLALHGDLEQRDRDQVLVRFANRSCRVLVATDVAARGLDIKELELVVNFELAFDPEVHVHRIGRTGRAGMQGLAVSLCTPQEMNRANLIEDYLGMRIKWAAADSLDRTGEVTLEPEMMTLCIDGGRKAKIRPGDILGALTGDAGLTAAEVGKIDMFPLHAYVAIRKASAKRALQQLQKGKIKGKSCKARLLK; encoded by the coding sequence GTGAGTACAACCTCTTTTTCTTCCCTCTCGCTGCCAGCAGAGCAGTTATCCAATCTTAATGAACTGGGTTATACCGACATGACGCCCGTTCAGGCGGCGACGTTGCCAGCCGTTCTGAGTGGTGCAGATGTGCGTGCCAAGGCGAAAACCGGTAGCGGTAAAACAGCGGCGTTCGGCATTGGGTTACTGGATCGTATTGTCGTGAGCGACTTTACTACGCAGGCGCTGGTGCTGTGCCCGACGCGTGAACTGGCCGATCAGGTCAGCAAAGAGCTGCGTCGTCTGGCCCGTTTTGCGCAAAACATTAAGATCCTGACGCTATGCGGCGGTCAGCCGATGGGGCAGCAGCTCGATTCTCTGGTTCACGCTCCGCATATTGTTGTCGGGACGCCAGGGCGTATCCAGGATCATTTACGTAAGCAGTCACTGTCTCTGGATAGCCTGAAAGTACTGGTGCTGGATGAAGCAGATCGCATGCTGGACATGGGTTTCACCGATGCGATTGATGATGTGATTTCCTATACGCCGTCCGATCGTCAAACCTTGTTATTTTCTGCCACGTATCCGGAAGAGATCGAACAGATCAGCGCGCGCGTTCAGCGTCAACCGCAGCGTTTCGAGATTGCAGACGACGTGAAAGAGTCGGCCATCGAACAACGCTTCTACGAGACGACGAAAGAGCAGCGATTGCCACTGTTGATTTCCATTCTGGGTCATCATCAGCCTTCGTCCTGTGTCGTGTTCTGTAACACCAAGCGCGACTGCCAAAGCGTGTTTGATGCACTGGATATGCGTGGGATTAGCGTATTGGCGCTGCATGGCGATCTGGAACAGCGCGATCGCGATCAGGTTCTGGTGCGTTTTGCTAACCGCAGTTGCCGCGTGCTGGTAGCAACCGATGTGGCGGCTCGTGGGCTCGATATCAAAGAGCTTGAGCTGGTCGTGAATTTTGAGCTGGCTTTCGATCCTGAAGTGCACGTTCATCGTATTGGCAGAACGGGCCGTGCGGGTATGCAGGGTCTGGCTGTCAGCCTGTGTACGCCACAGGAAATGAACCGCGCTAATCTGATTGAAGACTATCTCGGTATGCGAATTAAGTGGGCTGCGGCGGATAGCCTTGACCGCACTGGCGAGGTTACGCTGGAACCTGAGATGATGACGCTGTGTATTGATGGGGGCAGAAAAGCGAAAATCCGCCCTGGCGATATCCTCGGCGCATTAACTGGCGATGCAGGATTAACCGCGGCAGAAGTGGGGAAGATTGATATGTTTCCGCTGCATGCTTATGTCGCTATCCGTAAAGCCAGCGCTAAACGCGCATTGCAGCAGCTCCAGAAAGGTAAAATCAAAGGAAAAAGCTGCAAGGCCAGATTGTTAAAGTAA
- a CDS encoding alpha/beta hydrolase, translating into MQTTEIDRRLTEVSQQLTMVLVPGLRDSDDEHWQSHWERRFPHWHRIRQREWYQADLDRWVLAIRRELSVCTQPVILIGHSFGALASCHAVQQGQEGIAGVMLVAPAEPMRFEIDERIPATPLPVPALTVASHNDPLMSFTRAQYWAQAWDSELVDVGEAGHINAEAGFGPWEYGLTRLAEFSEALIASR; encoded by the coding sequence GTGCAGACAACAGAAATCGATCGGCGGCTGACGGAAGTGAGCCAGCAGCTAACGATGGTGCTGGTGCCAGGATTGCGAGACAGCGATGACGAGCACTGGCAGAGCCATTGGGAACGGCGTTTTCCTCACTGGCACCGTATACGCCAGCGGGAATGGTATCAGGCCGATCTGGACCGCTGGGTGTTAGCGATCCGTCGTGAACTTAGCGTCTGTACACAGCCCGTGATACTGATCGGCCATAGCTTTGGCGCACTGGCTTCCTGTCATGCTGTGCAACAAGGTCAGGAAGGGATTGCTGGAGTGATGCTGGTGGCGCCTGCCGAGCCCATGCGCTTCGAGATTGACGAGCGCATTCCGGCTACACCGCTGCCGGTTCCTGCGTTGACTGTTGCCAGCCATAACGATCCTTTAATGAGTTTTACTCGCGCCCAATATTGGGCGCAGGCGTGGGACAGTGAACTGGTTGATGTCGGTGAGGCAGGGCACATTAATGCAGAAGCGGGGTTTGGTCCATGGGAATACGGCCTGACAAGATTAGCTGAGTTTTCAGAGGCACTCATTGCTAGTCGTTAA
- a CDS encoding NPP1 family protein, translating into MLSGKKTILACSILFATFSSHADNFPKLNQALPSGIDARAIAPVFDFDTDGCLPSAGVSRNGVQNGGLKPTGNITGGCRWSNFLDSSNTLHRYACVNSGGSRYCGSFYALYFLKDQILSGVNSGHRHDWEHVAIWTKNGVVTHGSYSAHGKLTTKDASSIDKQDGHLKFVYHKDGVLTHAFRFSKENEQAENPYKKFVTPDIISWYSMYGDGINNQELRNRLNAFDYDSASIPLKDNNFLNNLNNGRPAGYPEFTDASITASK; encoded by the coding sequence ATGCTTTCAGGAAAGAAAACGATTTTGGCATGCTCAATATTGTTCGCGACTTTTTCTTCACACGCAGATAATTTCCCCAAATTGAATCAGGCCCTGCCATCAGGAATTGATGCGCGGGCGATTGCACCGGTATTTGATTTTGATACGGATGGTTGTCTTCCTAGTGCGGGAGTCAGCCGTAATGGTGTGCAGAACGGCGGACTGAAACCAACAGGAAATATTACGGGCGGGTGCCGATGGAGTAACTTTCTCGACTCGTCAAATACCTTGCACCGATACGCCTGTGTTAATTCCGGTGGTTCTCGCTATTGTGGCAGCTTCTATGCGCTCTATTTTCTAAAAGATCAGATATTAAGTGGTGTCAATTCAGGCCACCGCCATGATTGGGAACATGTTGCAATCTGGACTAAAAATGGCGTAGTGACGCACGGTAGTTACAGTGCGCATGGTAAATTGACGACCAAAGATGCATCGAGTATTGATAAGCAGGATGGTCATCTGAAATTTGTTTATCACAAAGATGGCGTATTAACCCATGCTTTCCGTTTTTCTAAAGAGAATGAGCAAGCGGAAAATCCGTATAAGAAATTTGTCACGCCGGATATTATCAGTTGGTACTCGATGTATGGTGATGGCATTAATAATCAAGAGTTACGTAACCGATTAAACGCCTTTGACTACGATTCAGCGTCTATTCCCCTTAAAGACAATAACTTTCTGAATAACCTGAATAATGGTCGACCCGCTGGTTATCCGGAATTTACAGATGCCAGTATAACGGCGTCGAAATAA